In Aedes albopictus strain Foshan chromosome 3, AalbF5, whole genome shotgun sequence, the following are encoded in one genomic region:
- the LOC109410624 gene encoding anaphase-promoting complex subunit 10 isoform X2: MALFIESLLPRYKMNKKTGVTVCPTTEERSGTVREVGSQAIWSLSSCKPGFGVEQLRDNSMETYWQSDGQLPHLVNIQFSRKTTVSQIYIYSDYKLDESYTPSRVSIRCGTHFNDLQEVEVLDLCEPSGWVCIPIKEVRDIPMRTFMIQIAVISNHQNGRDTHMRQIRVHSPTDLTTYPLEQFGPFSTIEFQQFRTIR, encoded by the exons ATGGCTTTATTTATAGAGTCGCTACTGCCCCGGTACAAAATGAACAAAAAAACCGGTGTAACTGTTTGTCCTACCACCGAGGAACGGTCCGGAACTGTTCGTGAAGTTGGTTCCCAAGCGATTTGGAGTTTGTCCTCCTGTAAACCTG GATTCGGCGTTGAGCAGCTGCGGGACAACTCGATGGAAACGTACTGGCAATCGGACGGGCAGCTGCCGCATCTGGTAAACATCCAGTTCTCCCGGAAGACCACGGTAAGTCAGATCTACATCTATTCCGACTACAAGCTGGACGAGAGCTACACCCCGAGCCGGGTTTCGATCCGCTGCGGAACGCACTTCAACGACCTGCAGGAGGTCGAGGTTTTGGATCTGTGCGAACCGTCCGGCTGGGTGTGCATCCCGATCAAGGAGGTGCGAGACATCCCGATGCGGACGTTCATGATTCAGATTGCCGTGATCAGTAACCACCAGAACGGGCGCGACACTCACATGCGCCAGATTAGGGTACATTCGCCGACGGACCTGACGACCTATCCGCTGGAACAGTTCGGACCGTTTAGTACGATAGAGTTCCAACAGTTTCGAACAATACGATAG
- the LOC109410624 gene encoding anaphase-promoting complex subunit 10 isoform X1: MALFIESLLPRYKMNKKTGVTVCPTTEERSGTVREVGSQAIWSLSSCKPGQGNIGFGVEQLRDNSMETYWQSDGQLPHLVNIQFSRKTTVSQIYIYSDYKLDESYTPSRVSIRCGTHFNDLQEVEVLDLCEPSGWVCIPIKEVRDIPMRTFMIQIAVISNHQNGRDTHMRQIRVHSPTDLTTYPLEQFGPFSTIEFQQFRTIR; encoded by the exons ATGGCTTTATTTATAGAGTCGCTACTGCCCCGGTACAAAATGAACAAAAAAACCGGTGTAACTGTTTGTCCTACCACCGAGGAACGGTCCGGAACTGTTCGTGAAGTTGGTTCCCAAGCGATTTGGAGTTTGTCCTCCTGTAAACCTG GTCAAGGAAACATAG GATTCGGCGTTGAGCAGCTGCGGGACAACTCGATGGAAACGTACTGGCAATCGGACGGGCAGCTGCCGCATCTGGTAAACATCCAGTTCTCCCGGAAGACCACGGTAAGTCAGATCTACATCTATTCCGACTACAAGCTGGACGAGAGCTACACCCCGAGCCGGGTTTCGATCCGCTGCGGAACGCACTTCAACGACCTGCAGGAGGTCGAGGTTTTGGATCTGTGCGAACCGTCCGGCTGGGTGTGCATCCCGATCAAGGAGGTGCGAGACATCCCGATGCGGACGTTCATGATTCAGATTGCCGTGATCAGTAACCACCAGAACGGGCGCGACACTCACATGCGCCAGATTAGGGTACATTCGCCGACGGACCTGACGACCTATCCGCTGGAACAGTTCGGACCGTTTAGTACGATAGAGTTCCAACAGTTTCGAACAATACGATAG